From the Palaemon carinicauda isolate YSFRI2023 chromosome 42, ASM3689809v2, whole genome shotgun sequence genome, one window contains:
- the LOC137632948 gene encoding uncharacterized protein has product MPRDYKKKIKPWNEETVRRALEEIQHGASVRSTALKYCMSISMLRNRALTIGEEHTDKRGWKTALSPEIEDKLKSALLEMEEMGFGPTMTEFMGIVHDYVVANEIPTPFVGGRPGYEWAASFLSRHNLRLKKGGTMQLARKNVTADPFVIFGYYDLLQRAQERLGISNRPECVWNLDETGFPHDPSKCKTIGSVGKKTIHVVCGANRENTTVLAMCCADGTTLPPVVVFRGKHMQSTWKGTQDIPGTQYAVSENGWMTTPIFEDIFKYFVDKTKDRRPLLLILDGHISHTSIATVELAKKENISILKLPAHCTDVLQPLDVTCFAPLKNYYQYALNDHVNKTGAREPLRKCGFVNMLCSVWEKGLSPQNVTKGFESTGIYPCNRDKYKKNRLNPLKLKTYEKWLTMGSPKDGNGEPLLDSLHEDTAEHTENPFDPMHEDCSEQNENQLLPLSTPVSKDFTESLDTPIPAPVCPSTTPTTRPTTPATRASTPQSEASTSNISKSYKNDPFLSKYSDSELNRILHSLPIDVLYKEIQRRAPDNMRYSLILQESNEETTLGTVMQARWKTPNTSKPTRRRINMKAQIITGEEITKQLENKSKSKSKRKCKISSDSDSEEEDDQQPVMELENTDDTDAMDEESSVEEHIPADENVPEEELFQMPVLDDSAIGKFYAVFYSTPTKSYYWGKITKTFEYDENESVSSVEVDFLRRKSISSDPEKLTWMQPLSKDIQIVSTEFVFFGPANADTIKGGYFKFPDKLALSAFRKYSLSFNG; this is encoded by the exons ATGCCTCGTGActacaaaaagaaaatcaaaccctGGAATGAAGAAACCGTGAGGAGAGCATTAGAAGAAATACAGCATGGAGCTTCAGTGCGGTCAACTGCATTGAAGTACTGTATGTCAATTTCTATGCTCCGAAACAGAGCATTAACTATCGGAGAAGAACACACCGATAAAAGG GGCTGGAAGACAGCCCTCTCTCCTGAGATAGAGGACAAGCTGAAGAGTGCACTTCTGgagatggaggagatgggttttggACCAACCATGACAGAATTTATGGGTATTGTCCACGATTATGTAGTCGCCAATGAGATTCCAACCCCTTTCGTGGGTGGTCGTCCTGGTTACGAATGGGCTGCTTCATTTCTCAGTAGACATAATCTTCGTCTAAAAAAGGGTGGAACAATGCAGTTAGCTCGAAAAAATGTAACTGCTGACCCTTTTGTGATTTTTGGATATTACGACTTACTTCAGAGAGCACAAGAACGTCTTGGTATAAGTAATAGACCAGAATGTGTTTGGAATCTTGATGAGACAGGGTTTCCTCATGACCCCTCCAAATGTAAGACCATAGGTTCAGTGGGGAAGAAAACCATACATGTTGTCTGTGGAGCAAATCGGGAAAATACCACTGTTCTTGCTATGTGTTGTGCAGATGGTACTACTCTTCCTCCTGTAGTGGTATTTAGAGGAAAGCACATGCAAAGTACCTGGAAAGGTACACAAGACATTCCTGGAACACAATATGCCGTTTCTGAAAATGGTTGGATGACAACACCAATCTTCGAGGACATTTTCAAGTATTTCGTAGACAAAACAAAAGACAGGCGTCCTTTACTGTTAATTCTCGATGGCCATATTAGTCATACCTCAATAGCAACTGTTGAACTGGCCAAGAAAGAAAACATATCAATATTAAAACTTCCTGCTCACTGTACTGATGTTCTTCAACCACTTGATGTTACCTGTTTTGCCCCATTGAAGAATTACTATCAATATGCTTTGAATGATCATGTCAATAAAACAGGAGCTCGAGAACCACTGAGAAAATGTGGTTTTGTAAATATGCTATGCTCAGTTTGGGAGAAAGGACTCTCCCCACAGAATGTAACGAAAGGATTCGAGAGTACAGGGATTTATCCCTGCAACagggataaatataaaaaaaataggctGAATCCCCTAAAacttaaaacttatgaaaaatggCTAACAATGGGATCACCAAAGGATGGCAATGGAGAACCACTTTTGGACTCTCTGCATGAGGATACAGCAGAGCACACAGAAAACCCATTTGACCCCATGCATGAGGATTGCTCAGAGCAAAATGAAAACCAGTTACTGCCACTTTCAACTCCTGTTTCTAAAGATTTTACAGAATCCTTAGACACACCTATACCTGCTCCAGTTTGTCCGTCAACTACCCCCACCACAAGACCAACTACTCCTGCTACAAGAGCTTCAACACCTCAGTCAGAAGCATCAACATCAAACATTAGTAAAAGTTATAAGAATGATCCATTCCTTTCGAAATACTCGGACTCTGAGCTGAACAGAATTCTACATTCCTTACCAATTGATGTGCTTTATAAGGAAATTCAACGACGAGCCCCTGATAATATGCGCTACAGTTTGATTCTACAAGAATCCAATGAGGAAACAACATTAGGGACTGTTATGCAGGCAAGATGGAAGACACCAAATACATCCAAGCCCACACGTCGTCGCataaatatgaaagcccaaatCATAACAGGAGAAGAAATCACAAAACAAttagaaaataaaagcaaatctaAGTCTAAGAGAAAGTGCAAAATCTCCTCAGACAGTGACTCAGAAGAGGAGGATGACCAACAACCAGTGATGGAACTAGAGAACACAGATGATACAGATGCTATGGACGAAGAATCTTCAGTCGAAGAGCACATCCCTGCAGATGAAAACGTTCCTGAAGAAGAATTATTCCAAATGCCAGTGTTAGATGACAGTGCtataggaaaattttatgcagtttTTTATTCTACTCCTACAAAGTCTTACTATTGGGGTAAGATTACCAAGACTtttgaatatgatgaaaatgaaagtgtTTCATCTGTAGAAGTGGACTTTTTAAGAAGGAAAAGCATTTCATCTGACCCAGAAAAACTCACATGGATGCAACCACTATCTAAAGATATTCAGATTGTTTCTACTGAATTTGTATTTTTTGGTCCTGCAAATGCAGATACAATAAAAGGGGGTTACTTCAAATTTCCCGATAAGCTAGCATTGAGTGCTTTTAGGAAATATTCTTTAAGTTTTAATGGTTAA